The following is a genomic window from Pseudomonas purpurea.
CGGCGTGCCAGGAGCCCTGTGATGCCCCACAAGGTGGAGCTGTCCTATACCCGTTTTTTATCCCCCGATGGCCAGTTGCTCGGCGATTTGCCGTCCTGGGCCGATGACTTCAATACCTTGACCCGCCTCTATCGGCAGATGGTGCTGACCCGTCTGTTCGACCAGAAAGCCGTGGCCCTGCAACGCACCGGGCGCATCGGCACCTACGCGCCCACCCTCGGCCAGGAAGCGATTGGCGTGGCGCTCGGCAGCCTGATGCACCGTGAAGACGTGCTGGTGCCGTACTACCGCGACACCGCCGTGCAATTGATGCGCGGGGTGCGCATGGAGGAGATTCTGTTGTATTGGGGCGGTGACGAGCGCGGCAGCGACTTTGCCGACCCGGCGGCGGCCGAGGACTTCCCGATCTGTGTACCGATTGCCACCCAGGCGCTGCATGCCTGCGGGGTGGCCAGTGCGTTCAAGATTCGCGGCGAACACCGGGTGGCCGTGACCACCTGCGGCGATGGCGCCACCAGCAAGGGCGATTTCCTTGAAGCGCTGAACGTCGCCGGGGCATGGCAGTTGCCAGTGGTGTTCGTGGTCAACAACAACCAGTGGGCGATCTCGGTGCCACGGCGGATTCAGTGCGGCGCGCCGACCCTGGCACAGAAAGCCGTCGGCGCCGGGTTCCATGGCGAACAGGTCGACGGCAACGACATGCTCGCGGTCTATGACCGGATGCACTGCGCCCTTGAACGTGCGCGTCACGGCAAAGGCCCGGTGTTGCTCGAATGCTTGAGCTATCGTCTCGGCGATCACACCACGGCGGACGATGCGACACGCTACCGGCCGGCCGATGAGGTGAAGCAGGCCTGGCTCGAAGAGCCGATCAAACGCCTGCAACGGTTTCTGGTGGGACAGGGCGTGTGGGACGAGGGGCGCGAACAGGCGCTGATCGCCGAGTGCCAAGGGCAGGTGCAAGTGGCGGTGGATCACTTTGAGGCCGCCGGCCTTCAGCCTCCCGGGTCGGTGATGGATCACGTGTATGCCCAATGGCCGCACGCCCTGGCCGAGCAGCGCGAGTGGCTGCTTGAACGTGCGGTGCGGCACGCGGGAGGGGCCGAGCATGAGTAACGGCAAGGCGACGTTGCTGGAGGCGGTCAACCTGGCGTTGCACCGGGCCATGCGCGAGGACGAAAACGTCATTGTGCTGGGTGAAGACGTGGGCGTGAACGGCGGTGTCTTTCGCGCCACCCTGGGGCTGCGCGACAGTTTCGGCTTCAAACGGGTGATTGACACGCCGCTGGCCGAAACCATGCTCGGCGGGCTGGTGGTGGGCATGGCGGCGCAGGGTTTGAAACCGGTGCTGGAAATCCAGTTCATGGGCTTCATCTACGCCGCCATGGAACACCTGGTGTCCCACGCCAGCCGCATGCGCAACCGCACACGCGGACGCATCACCTGCCCGATGGTGTTGCGCACGCCGATGGGCGCAGGGATTCGCGCACCGGAACATCACAGCGAAAGCACCGAGGCATTGTTTGCGCACATTCCCGGATTGCGTGTGCTGATCCCTTCTTCACCGGCACGGGCTTATGGCCTGTTACTGGCAGCCATCGACGACCCGGACCCGGTGGTTTTCCTTGAGCCGACGCGGCTCTACCGAATGAATCCACAGCCGTTGAGCGACGACGGCAAACGCCTGCCGCTCGATACCTGCTTCACCTTGCGCGAAGGCAGCGATATCACCCTGATCAGTTGGGGCGCGAGTGTCCTGGAAACCTTGCAGGCGGCCGACGTACTGGCCGAGCGCGGCGTATCGGCGGAGGTCATCGATGTGGCCTGTATCAAGCCTCTGGACCTCGACACCCTTGAAGCGTCAGTGCGCAAGACCGGCCGCTGCGTGATCGTCCACGAAGCGCCGCGCACCTGCGGGGTCGGCGCGGAAATCGCCGCCAGTCTCTATGAACGGGCACTGCTCGATCTGCAGGCACCGATTCTGCGGGTCACCGCGCCGGACATTCCGCCACCGCTGTATCGGCTGGAGTCGCTGTACATGCCGAGCGTCGAAGACATTCTGGATGCTTGCGACAGCGTGTTGCTGCACCACTTCTAAAGAGGCGCCTGAAGCGTGGGAGGCTGCGATGAAATATTTCAAACTGCCAGACTTGGGTGAAGGCCTGCAAGAAGCGGAAATCGTCGAGTGGCACGTCAAGGTTGGCGACACGGTGAAGGCCGATCAGTTGCTGGTCTCGGTGGAAACCGCCAAGGCGCTGGTGGACATTCCGGCACCTTACGACGGTGTGGTGGCCAGGACCTACGGCGACGCCGGTGACATTCTGCATGTCGGTGAGCCGTTGCTCGGTTACGAAGGCGAAGCGGACGCCGGCACGGTGGTGGGCCGGCTCGAGGGCGGTGGCGGCACCCAGGACGACCGGTTTTTTATCGGCGCGGCACCGTCGACCCGCGAACACCTGAGCCCCCGTGCAACGCCCGCCGTGCGGCAACTGGCGCGGCAATTGGGCGTCGACTTGAGTGCACTCGCAGACGTCGGTCATGACGGGCCGATTACCCGCAGCGACGTCGAACGGGCATCGCAAACCGCTCGTGACACGTTCGGTGGGGAGAAGCTGCGCGGAGTGCGCCGCAGCATGGCGCTGAACATGGCCAGGTCCCACGCCGAAGTGGTGCCGGTGACGATCTTCGCCGATGCCGATTTGCATCGCTGGGGCCGTGCGCGTGAACCGCTGATTCGCCTGGCCAAAGCGTTGGCATCGGCGTGTGCCGTGGAACCGGTGCTCAACAGCGGTTTTGATGGCTCGTCGCTGTCGATCAAACACCATGACACGCTGGACCTGGGCATTGCCGTGGACACACCCGACGGCTTGTTTGTGCCGGTGCTGCGCGATGTTGGCAATCGTTCATCCGCGGACCTGAAAGAAGGCGTGACCCGTTTACGCGCCGACGTGCAGGCGCGTTCGATCCCGGCCAAGGAGATGATGGGCGCGACCCTGACCTTGTCGAATTTCGGCACCCTGTTCGGGCGTTACGCGAACCCGGTGGTAGTGCCGCCGCAAGTGGCGATCCTGGCCGCCGGGGTGATTCGCGAAGAGCCGGTGGCGGTGGACGGCAAGGTGCTGGTGCATCC
Proteins encoded in this region:
- the pdhA gene encoding pyruvate dehydrogenase (acetyl-transferring) E1 component subunit alpha; the encoded protein is MMPHKVELSYTRFLSPDGQLLGDLPSWADDFNTLTRLYRQMVLTRLFDQKAVALQRTGRIGTYAPTLGQEAIGVALGSLMHREDVLVPYYRDTAVQLMRGVRMEEILLYWGGDERGSDFADPAAAEDFPICVPIATQALHACGVASAFKIRGEHRVAVTTCGDGATSKGDFLEALNVAGAWQLPVVFVVNNNQWAISVPRRIQCGAPTLAQKAVGAGFHGEQVDGNDMLAVYDRMHCALERARHGKGPVLLECLSYRLGDHTTADDATRYRPADEVKQAWLEEPIKRLQRFLVGQGVWDEGREQALIAECQGQVQVAVDHFEAAGLQPPGSVMDHVYAQWPHALAEQREWLLERAVRHAGGAEHE
- a CDS encoding alpha-ketoacid dehydrogenase subunit beta, with amino-acid sequence MSNGKATLLEAVNLALHRAMREDENVIVLGEDVGVNGGVFRATLGLRDSFGFKRVIDTPLAETMLGGLVVGMAAQGLKPVLEIQFMGFIYAAMEHLVSHASRMRNRTRGRITCPMVLRTPMGAGIRAPEHHSESTEALFAHIPGLRVLIPSSPARAYGLLLAAIDDPDPVVFLEPTRLYRMNPQPLSDDGKRLPLDTCFTLREGSDITLISWGASVLETLQAADVLAERGVSAEVIDVACIKPLDLDTLEASVRKTGRCVIVHEAPRTCGVGAEIAASLYERALLDLQAPILRVTAPDIPPPLYRLESLYMPSVEDILDACDSVLLHHF
- a CDS encoding dihydrolipoamide acetyltransferase family protein — encoded protein: MKYFKLPDLGEGLQEAEIVEWHVKVGDTVKADQLLVSVETAKALVDIPAPYDGVVARTYGDAGDILHVGEPLLGYEGEADAGTVVGRLEGGGGTQDDRFFIGAAPSTREHLSPRATPAVRQLARQLGVDLSALADVGHDGPITRSDVERASQTARDTFGGEKLRGVRRSMALNMARSHAEVVPVTIFADADLHRWGRAREPLIRLAKALASACAVEPVLNSGFDGSSLSIKHHDTLDLGIAVDTPDGLFVPVLRDVGNRSSADLKEGVTRLRADVQARSIPAKEMMGATLTLSNFGTLFGRYANPVVVPPQVAILAAGVIREEPVAVDGKVLVHPMLPLSLTFDHRVVTGGEAARFFKALVEALEQPEL